The proteins below are encoded in one region of Peptoniphilus sp. GNH:
- a CDS encoding ATP-binding cassette domain-containing protein yields the protein MMSFLEVKDLKVHYPIRGGFFNTIKDYVRAVDGVSIEVEEAKTYGLIGESGSGKSTIGKTIVGLESITGGKIFFKGDDVSKNADKKKLGFNREVQMIFQDSASSLDPKRRVLDLIAEPLDNFEKTLTPNERKMRVLELLDIVGMPHDALYKYPHEFSGGQRQRLGVARSVAIKPKLIIADEPVSALDLSVQAQVLNYMKNIQEAMGLSYIFISHDLGVVKHMCDYIYIMHRGRFVETGSREKIYENPTHIYTKRLIAAIPQVNPNNREEVREHRIHVEEVYEKEKYRYYKENGSVYDLKKIEDDHYVALNDKEDEK from the coding sequence TTGATGAGCTTTCTAGAAGTAAAGGACTTAAAGGTCCACTACCCTATCAGAGGTGGTTTTTTTAATACAATTAAAGACTATGTAAGGGCTGTTGACGGAGTCAGCATAGAAGTCGAAGAGGCCAAGACCTATGGCTTAATAGGCGAGTCTGGATCTGGTAAATCAACAATCGGAAAGACAATAGTTGGACTTGAGTCCATAACAGGCGGCAAGATTTTCTTCAAGGGAGATGACGTATCTAAAAATGCTGACAAAAAGAAACTCGGATTTAATAGAGAAGTTCAAATGATTTTTCAAGATTCGGCATCATCTCTCGACCCCAAGAGAAGGGTTTTGGATTTGATTGCAGAACCACTCGATAATTTTGAAAAAACACTCACTCCCAACGAGAGAAAAATGAGAGTTTTAGAACTTTTAGACATAGTTGGCATGCCTCACGATGCCTTGTACAAATATCCACACGAGTTCTCAGGTGGACAAAGACAAAGACTTGGGGTTGCGAGGTCTGTTGCTATAAAACCCAAGCTCATAATTGCAGATGAGCCGGTTTCAGCTCTAGACTTGTCGGTTCAAGCTCAAGTTTTAAATTATATGAAAAATATCCAAGAAGCCATGGGCCTTTCTTATATATTCATCTCGCATGATTTGGGAGTTGTAAAACACATGTGCGACTACATTTACATCATGCACAGAGGAAGATTTGTAGAAACTGGCAGTAGGGAAAAGATTTACGAAAATCCGACTCATATATATACCAAGAGATTGATAGCGGCAATTCCTCAAGTAAATCCAAATAATAGAGAAGAAGTAAGAGAACACAGAATTCACGTTGAAGAAGTGTATGAAAAAGAAAAATATAGATATTATAAAGAAAATGGGTCTGTTTATGACCTCAAAAAAATTGAAGACGACCACTACGTGGCCTTAAATGATAAGGAGGATGAAAAATAA
- a CDS encoding flavodoxin domain-containing protein — translation MENLIIYKSTYGHAKKYAFWLQKILKCPMVDLIKIEGEEKIDIAKYDRIIFICGVYSLNLPIVTFIRDNYELIKNKSIYILAVGLADKDEEYLEKLKKRNRIEDFKVFYAFGGWPGEDMTITDKTAMKIMADVRGFLEKDFKYWQKIASKYKRKPVDLTSKDQLEELVNDIKNEK, via the coding sequence ATGGAAAATCTTATAATTTATAAAAGTACATATGGACATGCAAAAAAGTATGCGTTTTGGTTGCAAAAAATTCTAAAATGCCCCATGGTAGATCTTATAAAGATAGAAGGCGAAGAGAAAATAGACATAGCAAAATATGACAGGATTATTTTCATTTGCGGAGTTTATAGCCTAAATCTGCCGATAGTTACTTTTATCAGAGATAATTATGAGCTGATAAAGAACAAGTCTATTTACATTTTGGCTGTGGGTCTTGCTGATAAAGATGAAGAATATTTAGAGAAGCTAAAGAAGAGAAATAGAATAGAAGATTTTAAAGTCTTTTATGCTTTTGGAGGTTGGCCTGGCGAAGACATGACCATAACTGATAAGACTGCCATGAAAATTATGGCAGATGTGAGAGGCTTTTTGGAAAAAGACTTCAAGTATTGGCAAAAAATTGCTAGCAAGTATAAAAGAAAGCCGGTTGATCTTACAAGTAAAGATCAGCTAGAAGAGCTTGTAAATGATATAAAAAATGAGAAATAG
- a CDS encoding oligopeptide ABC transporter substrate-binding protein: protein MKKVVRTLATTLSLAMVLTACGGGSGSNKKDSGAAAEDSKKEFGIVFNAPSLVVKNEGEAIEGGTVNYGLITESPVEGIFEENLSQSQYDSYIQQLYQGGNLYNLDESFRIVSSDKVDINYDFENNQITWKLNKDLKWNDGTPVTSKDLAYSYEVVGHPDYTGVRYDPSEDERIIGMKEYHAGQADSISGLEMPDDQTLVVKYTKLTPATQWGAGMKPSLMPYHYLKDVAIKDLESCDQIRLKPLSWGPFYISSMVQGEKFELSANPNWYKGKPGLDKINVEVLSSSNVVAAMKAHKYDILSEVPSKAVNELKEVPGYQMVGKGQFYYSYLGFALGHYDKENENIIPNPDAKMANVNLRKAMGYAIDQMSIAEKFYKGNNTLAKSVILPVFTDFYNHDIEGYTYDVEKAKSLLDEAGYKDVDGDGFREDPKGQPLVIKLAMMSGGDTAEPLSQYYLQCWEQIGLKVELSTGRLIEMKNFYEMVQNEDPEIDVFAAAWGVGTNPSPKESYGNHAAFNLSRYTSETLQEPIDRITSDKASDPEFLAKAYKDFQKAVFDEVPVIPMQWRNEWTIVNKRLLNVDAGYGNGAEVTSTGDWKVTSDKPIEK from the coding sequence ATGAAAAAAGTAGTGCGCACACTTGCTACAACACTTTCACTTGCAATGGTGTTGACAGCTTGTGGTGGTGGAAGTGGGTCTAATAAAAAAGACTCAGGAGCTGCTGCAGAAGACAGTAAGAAAGAATTTGGTATAGTATTCAATGCTCCAAGCCTTGTTGTAAAAAATGAAGGCGAAGCAATTGAAGGTGGTACAGTAAACTATGGATTGATAACTGAATCACCAGTTGAAGGTATCTTTGAAGAAAACCTAAGCCAATCACAATATGATTCTTACATTCAACAACTTTATCAAGGCGGAAATCTTTATAATCTAGATGAATCTTTCCGTATAGTTTCATCTGATAAGGTTGATATCAATTATGATTTTGAAAACAATCAAATCACTTGGAAGCTCAACAAAGATCTAAAGTGGAATGATGGTACTCCTGTAACATCAAAAGACTTGGCATATTCTTATGAAGTTGTAGGTCATCCTGACTACACAGGCGTTCGTTATGACCCTTCAGAAGACGAAAGAATAATAGGTATGAAGGAATACCATGCAGGTCAAGCAGATTCTATTTCAGGTCTTGAAATGCCAGATGATCAAACTCTTGTTGTAAAATATACTAAGCTTACTCCAGCAACTCAATGGGGAGCAGGAATGAAGCCTAGCCTTATGCCATATCACTACCTAAAGGATGTAGCAATTAAGGATCTTGAATCATGCGATCAAATTCGTTTGAAACCACTTTCATGGGGACCTTTCTACATTTCATCAATGGTACAAGGAGAAAAATTCGAACTTTCAGCAAATCCAAACTGGTACAAGGGCAAGCCTGGTCTTGACAAGATTAATGTAGAAGTTCTTTCAAGTTCAAACGTTGTTGCAGCTATGAAGGCTCACAAGTATGATATCCTTTCAGAAGTACCTTCAAAGGCTGTTAACGAACTTAAAGAAGTGCCAGGATATCAAATGGTTGGCAAGGGTCAATTCTACTATTCATATCTAGGATTCGCTCTTGGACACTATGACAAGGAAAACGAAAATATAATTCCAAATCCTGATGCTAAGATGGCAAATGTAAATCTTAGAAAAGCTATGGGTTATGCTATTGACCAAATGTCAATTGCAGAAAAATTCTACAAGGGCAACAACACTCTTGCTAAGTCAGTAATACTTCCTGTATTTACAGACTTCTACAACCACGACATTGAAGGATACACTTATGATGTAGAAAAGGCAAAGAGCCTTCTTGATGAAGCTGGTTACAAGGACGTAGACGGAGATGGATTCAGAGAAGATCCAAAGGGACAACCTCTAGTAATAAAACTTGCTATGATGTCTGGTGGAGATACTGCTGAACCACTTTCACAATATTATTTACAATGTTGGGAACAAATTGGTCTAAAAGTTGAACTTTCAACAGGCAGACTAATCGAAATGAAGAACTTCTATGAAATGGTTCAAAACGAAGATCCTGAAATAGATGTATTTGCAGCTGCATGGGGCGTTGGAACAAACCCATCACCAAAGGAATCTTATGGTAATCACGCAGCATTTAACCTTTCAAGATACACTTCTGAAACTCTTCAAGAGCCAATCGACAGAATCACATCTGATAAGGCTTCAGATCCTGAATTCTTAGCTAAGGCTTACAAGGATTTCCAAAAGGCTGTATTTGATGAAGTTCCAGTTATTCCAATGCAATGGAGAAATGAATGGACAATTGTAAACAAGCGTCTTTTGAATGTTGATGCAGGTTATGGTAATGGTGCAGAAGTAACTAGCACAGGAGACTGGAAAGTTACATCTGACAAGCCGATTGAAAAATAA
- a CDS encoding TAXI family TRAP transporter solute-binding subunit — MKNKFKILLALSLMLLTGCEKKTPINMPTASSSGVLYGLGSSIASIWNKDLKDIRAVSQGSNGGIENLNLIYSKEANVSMGVTSIIYQSFKGEGIFEGRPNPKLRILFGLYYNPNQILVKNSDSIKNIKDLENLSFAPGAAGSTSLDEFKAHAEIAGLDRKKMHLQYMGPQEAADMIRNKNLDGLWLMSGAPNSLVMELTSTASMKLLSLDDDFLKKLKASYPWYSTYIIKASSYEGIARDIQTSAIKMVLYTSSDMDENLAYRLTKSFFENLEDLKKTNPSLREVSPQNATKDLANIPLHPGAEKYFKEIGVLGAN, encoded by the coding sequence ATGAAAAATAAATTTAAAATTCTACTTGCCCTAAGCCTTATGCTTTTGACAGGATGTGAAAAGAAAACGCCTATAAATATGCCTACCGCCTCATCTTCTGGCGTTCTTTATGGGCTCGGGTCTTCTATAGCATCTATTTGGAATAAAGATTTAAAAGATATAAGAGCAGTAAGTCAAGGATCAAACGGAGGCATAGAAAATTTGAACTTGATTTATTCCAAGGAAGCCAATGTTTCAATGGGCGTCACAAGCATCATCTACCAATCCTTTAAAGGAGAAGGCATATTTGAAGGAAGACCTAACCCAAAGCTTAGGATTCTCTTTGGGCTTTACTACAATCCCAATCAAATTTTGGTCAAAAATTCTGACTCTATAAAAAATATAAAAGATTTGGAAAATTTATCCTTTGCTCCAGGCGCTGCAGGCTCGACCAGTTTAGACGAGTTCAAGGCTCATGCTGAAATTGCAGGTCTTGATAGAAAAAAAATGCACTTGCAATACATGGGTCCCCAAGAGGCAGCAGATATGATTAGAAATAAAAATCTCGATGGCCTTTGGCTTATGAGCGGAGCTCCCAACTCGCTAGTTATGGAACTTACTTCCACAGCCTCTATGAAACTTTTAAGCCTTGATGATGATTTCTTGAAAAAGTTAAAAGCCTCCTACCCCTGGTACTCGACCTATATAATAAAGGCTTCCAGCTACGAAGGCATAGCCCGCGATATCCAAACATCCGCAATTAAAATGGTCCTTTATACAAGCTCGGATATGGATGAGAATCTGGCTTATAGGCTCACAAAGTCTTTTTTTGAAAATTTGGAAGATTTGAAAAAGACAAACCCATCTCTTAGAGAAGTAAGCCCTCAAAATGCTACCAAAGACCTTGCCAATATCCCCCTCCATCCAGGAGCTGAAAAATATTTCAAAGAAATAGGTGTCCTTGGAGCAAATTAG
- a CDS encoding ABC transporter permease: MKNTEENEIISEKPMGFRVIVNELKNDKIALVSLIFLLVLVVGIFIAAMVMDTKKVMLIDLFSSYARPGEEGFLLGADKGGRSIAGQLIIGARNSILIGFSVTALTTIIGVTVGLIIGYYGGLVDNMIMRVIDFLQILPVTLIIIVIVTIIPRYTMWHFVLIMSGFYWTGIARLVRSKSLSEGRKDYISAAKTMGTSPTKIMYKQILPNISSIIIVDATLSLAANIGIETGLSYLGFGLPMSTPSLGTLINYAQDPEIIAGKLYIWVPAVILVLLFTLSINYVGQALRRASDAKQRSI; the protein is encoded by the coding sequence ATAAAAAATACAGAAGAAAATGAAATAATTTCAGAAAAACCTATGGGCTTTAGGGTCATAGTAAATGAATTGAAAAATGATAAGATAGCTTTGGTATCTTTGATATTTTTATTAGTCCTAGTAGTTGGTATATTTATAGCGGCTATGGTAATGGACACCAAGAAGGTAATGCTTATAGACCTTTTCTCATCCTATGCAAGACCGGGAGAAGAAGGATTTTTGCTGGGAGCAGATAAGGGGGGCCGTTCGATTGCTGGCCAACTTATTATAGGAGCGAGAAACTCCATCCTAATAGGATTTTCAGTAACTGCTCTTACAACTATTATAGGTGTTACGGTTGGACTTATAATAGGCTATTATGGAGGGCTTGTTGACAACATGATTATGAGAGTTATTGACTTTTTGCAAATACTGCCAGTAACCCTTATTATAATAGTAATAGTGACAATCATCCCTAGATATACAATGTGGCATTTTGTGTTGATTATGTCGGGCTTCTACTGGACGGGTATAGCAAGACTTGTAAGGTCTAAGTCCTTATCCGAAGGTAGAAAGGATTATATATCAGCTGCAAAAACTATGGGTACATCTCCTACGAAGATAATGTATAAGCAAATCTTGCCAAATATTTCTTCAATAATAATAGTAGATGCGACCTTGTCACTTGCTGCTAACATAGGAATTGAAACAGGTCTATCATATTTGGGATTTGGACTTCCCATGTCCACTCCATCCTTGGGTACACTTATAAACTATGCTCAAGACCCGGAAATAATAGCTGGAAAATTGTATATATGGGTGCCAGCAGTTATCTTGGTACTTTTATTTACACTTTCAATAAACTATGTAGGCCAAGCCCTAAGAAGGGCATCGGATGCTAAACAGCGTTCAATATAA
- a CDS encoding TRAP transporter fused permease subunit encodes MKTNISFKKALIGFLVIFQFYLILFAKTSSMNIRIFHAAFLVCFGFYQTESLKPRIRFVLVFLSLLFFSLYFFKYQAVSKMFGLTGRPELLIALIILALLFIIGHLKAPSISILSMVFLSYTFWGRFIPGILGHNGYSLRRVLNYMVWGSQGIFGVGISASSSYILFFVVLGSFLKNSGFSDLVNKTALYFVKNSCGGAGKVAVISSALLGMINGSAVANVATTGTITIPLMKKSGFNPEFAAAVEAASSTGGQFTPPIMGAAGFIMAELLSLPYKYVMLAAAIPASIYYFGIYTGVHLMAKKNKLYNNFEISKADFLNTLKKDWILFLPLPTIIGLLLLKFTPVFSSSVAILVAILSSHFTKNKMGLAEIFNALYDAALSMLNVGISCMMIGLIIGSVSLTGLGLIAGNFIISLLGTNHLFFTGLLVMLVSIVLGMGVPGVAAYVVVSSIAVPILIKSGANPIASHMFCLIYACLANITPPVAISSYVASSIANSDIKKTSIYAMKIAAAGFILPLFFLLSPDLVSNVHLSFTFIIKVLTMFLGSFLITSATIGYFRVELSKISSILLMLIGLLLIHPSLMTDLISLLALLAFIIFGRKYEK; translated from the coding sequence ATGAAGACAAATATAAGTTTCAAGAAAGCCCTAATCGGGTTTCTTGTCATATTTCAATTTTATTTAATACTTTTTGCAAAAACTTCATCTATGAATATAAGAATCTTTCATGCAGCATTTTTAGTATGTTTTGGATTTTATCAAACCGAGAGTCTTAAACCGAGAATTAGATTTGTTCTAGTCTTTTTAAGCCTTTTGTTTTTCTCTTTATACTTTTTTAAATATCAGGCCGTTTCTAAAATGTTCGGACTCACAGGAAGACCTGAATTATTGATAGCTTTAATAATTTTAGCCCTTCTTTTTATAATTGGGCATCTAAAGGCCCCCTCAATTTCTATCTTATCTATGGTTTTCTTGTCTTACACCTTTTGGGGAAGATTTATCCCTGGTATCTTAGGACACAATGGTTATAGCCTAAGAAGGGTCTTAAATTATATGGTCTGGGGTTCTCAGGGTATTTTTGGTGTGGGGATTTCTGCATCTTCTTCCTACATTCTTTTTTTTGTAGTTTTAGGTTCTTTTTTAAAAAATTCTGGCTTTTCAGACTTAGTAAATAAAACCGCCCTCTATTTTGTAAAAAATTCCTGCGGCGGAGCTGGCAAGGTAGCTGTAATTTCCTCTGCTCTTTTGGGCATGATAAATGGATCGGCAGTTGCCAATGTCGCAACAACTGGAACTATTACCATCCCACTTATGAAAAAATCTGGTTTCAATCCAGAATTCGCAGCAGCTGTTGAGGCAGCTTCATCTACCGGAGGCCAATTTACCCCTCCTATCATGGGCGCTGCAGGTTTTATAATGGCAGAGCTTTTATCCTTACCCTATAAGTATGTAATGCTTGCCGCAGCCATACCAGCTTCTATATACTATTTTGGCATTTATACGGGCGTGCATCTCATGGCAAAGAAAAACAAACTCTACAATAATTTTGAGATAAGCAAAGCCGATTTTTTAAATACTCTCAAAAAAGACTGGATTTTGTTCTTGCCCCTTCCCACAATAATTGGACTTTTGCTTTTAAAATTCACACCCGTCTTTTCATCTAGTGTAGCTATCTTGGTAGCTATTTTGAGTTCGCATTTTACTAAAAATAAAATGGGACTTGCTGAGATTTTTAATGCTCTTTACGATGCAGCTCTATCCATGCTTAACGTAGGCATCTCCTGCATGATGATAGGTCTTATAATAGGAAGCGTATCCCTTACAGGGCTTGGACTCATCGCTGGCAATTTTATAATTAGCCTGCTTGGTACAAATCACCTCTTTTTTACCGGTCTTTTGGTCATGCTGGTTTCAATTGTACTTGGCATGGGAGTACCAGGTGTCGCCGCCTATGTAGTTGTATCTTCCATCGCAGTTCCTATTCTTATAAAATCTGGTGCCAATCCGATTGCCTCGCACATGTTTTGCCTTATCTATGCCTGTCTTGCCAATATAACTCCTCCAGTTGCCATATCATCCTATGTGGCATCTTCAATTGCAAACTCAGACATAAAAAAAACGTCAATCTATGCTATGAAAATTGCTGCCGCTGGATTTATACTTCCGCTTTTTTTCTTGCTAAGTCCGGACTTGGTTTCAAATGTTCACTTGTCTTTTACCTTCATAATAAAGGTCCTTACTATGTTTTTGGGAAGCTTTTTGATAACAAGTGCTACAATAGGTTATTTTAGAGTTGAGCTTTCAAAAATAAGTTCTATTTTACTTATGCTAATTGGACTTTTGCTCATACATCCAAGTCTTATGACAGATCTCATATCACTTCTAGCCCTTTTGGCATTTATAATCTTTGGGAGGAAATATGAAAAATAA
- a CDS encoding ABC transporter ATP-binding protein — protein sequence MEKKRLLDIKGLSTAFRIDGEYYDAVDNLNLSLYSDEILAIVGESGCGKSTVATTIMGLHNMNYTKVDGQVVYDGKNLLDFNEDDFTKIRGGEIGMIFQDPLASLNPLHRIGAQIEEALIYHTNLNKEERRLRVLELLKQVGIENPQRIAKSFPHQLSGGMRQRVVIAIALSCNPKVLIADEPTTALDVTIQAQILDLISELRHEINAGIILITHDLGVVAQTADRVAVMYAGEIVELAPVKELFNNPLHPYTRSLLNSVPQDDAVGEELHVIQGMVPSLKNMPRKGCRFADRIPWIPKEDHEENPVLHDVGNDHFVRCTCYKNFHFDGEVD from the coding sequence ATGGAGAAAAAGAGATTACTGGATATCAAAGGTTTATCGACAGCTTTCAGAATTGATGGAGAATATTATGATGCTGTTGATAATTTGAATTTATCCTTATATTCTGATGAAATATTGGCCATTGTCGGGGAATCGGGTTGCGGTAAGTCGACTGTCGCAACTACTATAATGGGACTTCATAATATGAACTACACCAAGGTGGATGGTCAAGTGGTTTATGATGGTAAAAATCTTCTAGATTTTAATGAAGACGACTTCACTAAAATCCGTGGAGGAGAGATAGGAATGATCTTCCAAGATCCTCTGGCTTCGCTAAACCCTCTACATAGAATTGGAGCTCAAATTGAAGAGGCCTTAATCTATCATACTAACCTAAACAAAGAAGAAAGACGCTTGAGAGTTTTGGAACTTTTAAAACAAGTAGGCATAGAAAATCCTCAAAGGATTGCCAAATCATTTCCTCATCAGCTTTCAGGCGGTATGAGACAAAGAGTTGTAATAGCTATAGCCTTGTCTTGCAATCCTAAGGTTTTGATTGCAGATGAGCCGACAACCGCTCTTGATGTTACCATACAAGCTCAAATATTAGACTTGATAAGCGAACTAAGACATGAGATAAATGCGGGGATTATCTTGATAACTCACGACTTGGGGGTCGTGGCACAAACAGCTGATAGAGTAGCTGTAATGTATGCAGGAGAAATCGTGGAGCTTGCTCCTGTAAAGGAATTATTCAACAATCCTTTGCATCCTTACACCAGATCCTTGCTAAATTCTGTACCGCAAGACGATGCAGTCGGGGAAGAACTTCATGTTATACAAGGCATGGTTCCGTCTTTAAAAAATATGCCAAGAAAGGGCTGCAGATTTGCAGATAGGATTCCTTGGATTCCCAAAGAAGACCATGAAGAAAATCCAGTCCTACACGATGTGGGCAACGATCACTTTGTAAGATGTACCTGCTATAAGAATTTTCATTTTGATGGAGAGGTGGATTGA
- a CDS encoding ABC transporter permease: MWKTILRRVLLMIPQLAVLSIFVFVLANFMPGDPFSGMIDPNTPPERIEELREKAGLNDPLPTQYIRWVKNAARGDFGRSYSMKMPVAKLIGSRAQNTFWLALMSLMFLYLFSIPLGILAGRYSGSRLDRTINLYNFLTLSIPGFVMYLVTLLIFGYRLRWFPTGGTVGLNAGSGLSFALSRIYHMLLPSLSYAFIATTSIVQYLRNEIVDAKTQDYVRTARAKGVPTNKVYSHHIFRNSLLPIAAFLGFQITGLLGGSIMIETVFSYPGMGKLFIESVLSRDYSVMTTLVLLYGLLTLLGSLLSDIIMTIVDPRIRID, from the coding sequence ATGTGGAAAACAATATTGCGTAGAGTCCTTCTTATGATTCCGCAACTTGCAGTATTGAGTATTTTCGTATTTGTACTCGCAAACTTCATGCCTGGAGATCCTTTTTCAGGAATGATTGATCCAAATACTCCACCAGAAAGAATAGAAGAACTTAGAGAAAAAGCAGGACTAAATGATCCTCTGCCAACTCAATACATTCGTTGGGTGAAGAATGCAGCAAGGGGAGACTTTGGAAGATCTTATTCCATGAAGATGCCAGTTGCCAAGCTCATAGGTAGCAGGGCACAAAACACTTTTTGGTTGGCTCTTATGTCTCTTATGTTCTTGTACTTGTTTTCGATACCTTTGGGGATATTGGCAGGAAGATATTCGGGCTCACGGCTGGATCGGACGATAAATCTTTACAACTTCTTGACTTTGTCGATTCCAGGCTTTGTAATGTATTTGGTAACCCTTTTGATATTCGGTTATAGATTGCGTTGGTTCCCCACAGGAGGAACAGTTGGACTAAATGCTGGAAGCGGATTATCTTTCGCTCTATCTAGAATTTATCATATGCTCCTTCCTTCCTTGTCCTATGCCTTTATAGCAACTACATCCATAGTTCAATATTTGAGAAATGAGATAGTAGATGCCAAGACTCAAGACTATGTAAGGACTGCAAGAGCAAAGGGTGTGCCGACAAATAAGGTTTACAGCCATCACATTTTTAGAAACTCACTACTTCCAATAGCTGCATTTTTGGGATTCCAAATAACAGGACTTTTGGGAGGCTCAATTATGATAGAAACAGTTTTTTCTTATCCAGGTATGGGAAAACTGTTCATAGAAAGCGTATTGTCCAGAGACTATTCAGTAATGACCACTTTAGTTCTTTTGTATGGTCTATTGACCCTTTTAGGTTCTTTATTGTCAGACATAATCATGACTATAGTCGATCCTAGAATAAGAATTGACTAG
- a CDS encoding copper amine oxidase N-terminal domain-containing protein, giving the protein MKNTLRNTIICLLIFMSFLYEVGAENARDFQPMSIDFEHMEKVEAGEEFSIMKSRFSIQINMPGREGLITKKYNMVGKNPTIVDVKETINNKEVVLKDIFVARVKAEDGKNAECHLIYSPSLTSEGFVKPYMLYKGKKIMGPIYRYSTYFDEIEDSVVADKNPEKENIKRDSNKDETKQVEDLKTEFQLMILGKNIGLSKEMGSPYIKDGRTMVPIRLISESLGYDVKWEQKTKTVAVIDRSIGKALTFKVGSQLVNLNGKEVPIEAKDALLVPEIVGGRTYLPLRFIVEAMGLNVAYKRDNGKHIIKIYQ; this is encoded by the coding sequence ATGAAAAATACTTTAAGAAACACCATAATTTGCTTATTGATTTTTATGAGCTTTTTATATGAAGTCGGGGCTGAAAATGCAAGAGACTTTCAACCGATGTCAATCGATTTTGAACACATGGAAAAGGTTGAAGCTGGCGAAGAATTTTCAATCATGAAGTCTAGATTTTCTATCCAGATAAACATGCCTGGCAGGGAAGGCCTTATTACTAAAAAATATAATATGGTTGGCAAAAATCCGACCATTGTAGATGTTAAAGAAACTATAAATAATAAAGAAGTTGTTCTAAAGGATATTTTCGTTGCAAGGGTTAAGGCTGAAGACGGAAAAAATGCGGAATGTCATTTGATTTACAGTCCGTCCTTGACTTCAGAAGGTTTTGTGAAGCCCTATATGCTCTACAAGGGCAAGAAAATTATGGGGCCGATTTACAGATATTCTACTTATTTTGACGAAATAGAAGATAGTGTAGTCGCTGATAAGAATCCAGAAAAAGAAAATATCAAGAGAGATTCTAATAAAGATGAGACCAAGCAGGTTGAAGATTTAAAAACAGAATTTCAGCTCATGATACTTGGCAAAAACATTGGCCTTTCAAAAGAAATGGGAAGTCCCTATATAAAAGATGGAAGGACTATGGTACCTATAAGGTTGATTTCTGAAAGTCTTGGCTATGATGTGAAATGGGAACAAAAGACGAAAACTGTTGCAGTGATAGACAGATCTATTGGTAAGGCTTTGACCTTTAAAGTGGGAAGCCAACTTGTAAATCTCAATGGAAAAGAAGTGCCAATAGAAGCAAAAGATGCATTGCTTGTACCAGAGATTGTAGGAGGAAGGACTTATCTGCCGCTTAGATTTATTGTCGAAGCTATGGGCCTAAATGTCGCCTACAAACGTGATAATGGAAAGCACATTATAAAAATTTACCAATAG